A genomic segment from Nocardiopsis sp. Huas11 encodes:
- a CDS encoding cytochrome ubiquinol oxidase subunit I produces the protein MEALDLARWQFGVTTIYHFLFVPLTIGLSFIVAVLQTLWFRTGKHEYLQATQFFGKLFLINFAMGVVTGIVQEFQFGMNWSEYSRFVGDVFGAPLAMEALLAFFLESTFIGLWIFGWHRLPRAAHLACIWLVAIGTNLSAYFILAANAWMRRPVGYEVNPETGRAELTDIWAVLSNDQAWSTYLHTVSAAFVTAGLFVVAVSAYKLWRNTHHGDTGTVGTVPPPRDFALFRGTLKVGLVFTLMAGALVVFSGDHQAKLAAEYEPMKLAAAEAHWDTEEGADFSTFAVGDTEARYNPIDITVPNVLSFLATGHFEGEVAGMNDLQEAYEEYYGPGDYTPNVFVVYWAFRLMIGLGLFGVGIAALGLYLTRGRERMPRHRWFYFAGMAALPAALAANIFGWVLTEMGRQPWTVHGQLLTAQSVSPGVSLGTVAMSLGIFTAVYGLLFVVEVGLLAKYVKAGPSHLVPDLDNDDDEAAIPHFSY, from the coding sequence ATGGAAGCCCTTGATCTCGCGAGGTGGCAGTTCGGGGTCACCACGATCTACCACTTCCTCTTCGTGCCCCTGACCATCGGGCTCTCCTTCATCGTGGCGGTCCTGCAGACCCTCTGGTTCCGCACCGGGAAGCACGAGTACCTCCAGGCCACGCAGTTCTTCGGCAAGCTCTTCCTGATCAACTTCGCCATGGGCGTCGTCACCGGCATCGTGCAGGAGTTCCAGTTCGGCATGAACTGGAGCGAGTACTCGCGCTTCGTCGGGGACGTGTTCGGAGCCCCGCTGGCCATGGAGGCGCTCCTGGCCTTCTTCCTGGAGTCGACCTTCATCGGCCTGTGGATCTTCGGCTGGCACCGCCTGCCGCGGGCCGCGCACCTGGCGTGCATCTGGCTGGTCGCGATCGGCACCAACCTGTCCGCGTACTTCATCCTCGCCGCCAACGCCTGGATGCGCCGCCCGGTCGGCTACGAGGTGAACCCGGAGACCGGTCGCGCCGAGCTCACCGACATCTGGGCGGTCCTGAGCAACGACCAGGCGTGGTCGACCTACCTGCACACGGTCTCGGCCGCCTTCGTCACCGCCGGGCTGTTCGTCGTCGCGGTCAGCGCCTACAAGCTGTGGCGCAACACCCACCACGGCGACACGGGCACGGTCGGCACCGTGCCGCCCCCGCGCGACTTCGCGCTGTTCCGCGGCACGCTCAAGGTCGGCCTGGTCTTCACCCTCATGGCCGGCGCGCTGGTGGTCTTCTCCGGCGACCACCAGGCCAAGCTCGCCGCCGAGTACGAGCCCATGAAGCTGGCCGCCGCCGAGGCCCACTGGGACACCGAGGAGGGCGCGGACTTCTCCACCTTCGCCGTGGGCGACACCGAGGCGCGCTACAACCCCATCGACATCACCGTCCCCAACGTCCTCAGCTTCCTCGCCACCGGCCACTTCGAGGGCGAGGTGGCCGGGATGAACGACCTCCAGGAGGCCTACGAGGAGTACTACGGCCCCGGGGACTACACGCCCAACGTGTTCGTCGTGTACTGGGCGTTCCGCCTGATGATCGGACTCGGCCTGTTCGGCGTGGGGATCGCCGCGCTCGGCCTCTACCTGACCCGCGGCAGGGAGCGCATGCCCCGGCACCGCTGGTTCTACTTCGCCGGGATGGCCGCCCTGCCCGCCGCCCTGGCCGCGAACATCTTCGGCTGGGTGCTCACCGAGATGGGCCGCCAGCCGTGGACGGTGCACGGCCAGCTGCTGACCGCCCAGAGCGTCTCGCCCGGGGTGAGCCTGGGGACCGTCGCCATGAGCCTGGGCATCTTCACCGCCGTGTACGGGCTGCTCTTCGTGGTGGAGGTCGGCCTGCTGGCGAAGTACGTCAAGGCCGGGCCCTCCCACCTCGTTCCCGACCTGGACAACGACGACGACGAAGCCGCCATCCCGCACTTCAGCTACTAG
- the cydB gene encoding cytochrome d ubiquinol oxidase subunit II: MDLPVIWFIAISVLWIGYFILEGFDFGVGTLLPFMGRRDSVDRRVTINSIGPVWDANEVWLITALGATFAAFPAWYASLLSGFYVPMFVILIALILRGVAFEYRGKRDDSTWRARWDLAIFFGSTAPAFLWGLTFANIVRGVAMDADQIVTAGLLDLLNPYALLGGLTTLSLFTLHGAVFLTLKTDGPVRVRARTAATRTACVAVPAAAGFLAWTQFAHGAPWTLPLAAATVVALTGGVVAVLLRHERLSFALTAVTVLTAFTALLGSLFPNVLPSTTDPAFSLTVANASSADYTLTVMTWVAVFFLPLVLAYQGWSYWVFRQRVTSATVTGTPTGPKPKPEPESEHEPAA; this comes from the coding sequence ATGGATCTGCCCGTCATCTGGTTCATCGCCATCTCGGTCCTGTGGATCGGTTACTTCATCCTGGAGGGCTTCGACTTCGGGGTCGGCACACTGCTGCCGTTCATGGGCAGGCGCGACTCCGTCGACCGGCGCGTCACCATCAACTCCATCGGGCCGGTGTGGGACGCCAACGAGGTGTGGCTGATCACCGCGCTCGGCGCCACGTTCGCCGCCTTCCCCGCCTGGTACGCGTCGCTGCTGAGCGGCTTCTACGTGCCGATGTTCGTCATCCTCATCGCGCTGATCCTGCGCGGTGTCGCCTTCGAGTACCGGGGCAAGCGCGACGACTCCACCTGGCGCGCCCGGTGGGACCTGGCGATCTTCTTCGGCAGCACCGCCCCGGCGTTCCTGTGGGGCCTGACCTTCGCCAACATCGTCCGGGGCGTGGCCATGGACGCAGACCAGATCGTCACCGCGGGGCTGCTCGACCTGCTCAACCCCTACGCCCTGCTGGGCGGGCTGACGACCCTGTCGCTGTTCACCCTGCACGGCGCGGTGTTCCTGACGCTCAAGACCGACGGCCCCGTCCGGGTCCGCGCCCGCACGGCCGCCACGCGGACCGCCTGCGTCGCGGTGCCCGCGGCCGCCGGCTTCCTCGCCTGGACCCAGTTCGCCCACGGCGCGCCGTGGACCCTGCCGCTGGCCGCCGCCACCGTGGTCGCCCTGACAGGCGGGGTCGTGGCGGTGCTGCTGCGCCACGAGCGGCTGTCGTTCGCGCTGACCGCGGTCACCGTGCTCACCGCCTTCACGGCCCTGCTCGGGTCGCTGTTCCCGAACGTGCTCCCGTCCACGACCGACCCGGCCTTCAGCCTGACCGTGGCCAACGCCTCCTCGGCCGACTACACGCTGACCGTGATGACGTGGGTGGCGGTGTTCTTCCTGCCGCTCGTCCTCGCCTACCAGGGGTGGAGCTACTGGGTCTTCCGCCAGCGCGTGACCAGCGCGACCGTCACCGGCACGCCCACCGGCCCCAAGCCCAAGCCCGAACCCGAGTCGGAGCACGAACCCGCCGCCTAG
- the cydD gene encoding thiol reductant ABC exporter subunit CydD: MKPLDPRLVRAASAVRLHLGVSVVGGVLITALILLQAWLLARVVTGAWSGEGMATLGWAIGAVAAVAVARALLSYLAETSALYSAARTKSQLRRRLVEHVTGAGQVWTAEPGDDDEGSPKAGELVTLATRGLDALDDYFARYLPQLVLAAIVPLAVLGVVFWADWISGIVIAVTLPLIPVFMALIGMYTQARTDRQWRLLSRLGGHFLDVVEGLPTLAVFRRAKAQAAIIRTVGEEHRAATMGTLRIAFLSAFALELLATLAVALVAVEVGLRLLGGHMDYQTALLVLILAPEAYLPLREVGARFHASMEGVAAADQVFTELERERGGGRAATAAPPTGRPSPAAAGDLRFDGVGMRYPGRDQPALAGFDLEVRSGEHVLLTGPSGAGKTTLLSLLLRLNEPTDGRVSVRAPGGAWTPLDAVPAADWRLGLAWVPQHPYLFDVSVTDNIRLGAPEATMEQVREAARLAEADAFVSALPEGYDTRLGERGARLSAGQRQRIALARALCRDAPLVLLDEPTAHLDPENAAAVRTAVTRLLAGRTAIIVAHDTAWARSALGDSLRQVSLPLPTPEASESL, translated from the coding sequence GTGAAACCGCTCGATCCCCGTCTCGTGCGCGCCGCGAGCGCCGTGCGCCTGCACCTCGGCGTCTCCGTGGTCGGCGGCGTCCTCATCACCGCCCTGATCCTCCTCCAAGCCTGGCTGCTGGCCCGGGTCGTCACCGGCGCCTGGAGCGGGGAGGGGATGGCCACGCTGGGCTGGGCGATCGGGGCCGTCGCGGCGGTCGCGGTGGCCCGCGCGCTGCTGTCCTACCTGGCCGAGACCTCGGCGCTGTACAGCGCGGCGCGCACGAAGTCGCAGCTGCGCCGCCGACTGGTCGAGCACGTGACCGGGGCCGGCCAGGTGTGGACGGCCGAGCCGGGGGACGACGACGAGGGCTCGCCCAAGGCCGGCGAGCTGGTCACCCTGGCCACGCGCGGGCTGGACGCGCTGGACGACTACTTCGCCCGCTACCTGCCCCAGCTCGTCCTGGCCGCGATCGTGCCGCTCGCCGTCCTGGGCGTGGTGTTCTGGGCCGACTGGATCTCGGGGATCGTCATCGCCGTGACGCTCCCGCTGATCCCGGTGTTCATGGCGCTGATCGGCATGTACACCCAGGCGCGCACCGACCGGCAGTGGCGGCTGCTGAGCCGGCTCGGCGGGCACTTCCTGGACGTCGTGGAGGGCCTGCCCACGCTCGCCGTCTTCCGCAGAGCCAAGGCCCAGGCGGCGATCATCCGCACGGTGGGCGAGGAGCACCGCGCGGCGACGATGGGCACGCTGCGGATCGCGTTCCTGTCCGCCTTCGCGCTGGAGCTGCTGGCGACCCTGGCGGTGGCGCTGGTCGCCGTGGAGGTGGGACTGCGGCTGCTCGGCGGGCACATGGACTACCAGACCGCCCTGCTGGTGCTCATCCTGGCCCCGGAGGCCTACCTGCCGCTGCGCGAGGTGGGCGCGCGCTTCCACGCCAGCATGGAGGGCGTGGCCGCGGCCGACCAGGTCTTCACCGAACTGGAGCGCGAGCGCGGCGGCGGGCGCGCAGCGACCGCCGCGCCGCCGACCGGCCGCCCCTCCCCCGCCGCCGCCGGCGACCTGCGCTTCGACGGTGTGGGGATGCGCTACCCGGGCCGCGACCAGCCCGCCCTGGCCGGGTTCGACCTGGAGGTGCGCTCGGGGGAGCACGTCCTGCTCACCGGCCCCAGCGGTGCGGGCAAGACCACGCTGCTGTCCCTGCTGCTGCGGCTGAACGAACCCACGGACGGGCGGGTCAGCGTGCGCGCCCCCGGAGGAGCGTGGACCCCGCTGGACGCGGTCCCCGCCGCCGACTGGCGGCTGGGCCTCGCCTGGGTGCCCCAGCACCCGTATCTGTTCGACGTGTCGGTGACCGACAACATCCGGCTGGGCGCCCCGGAGGCCACGATGGAGCAGGTGCGGGAGGCCGCGAGGCTGGCCGAGGCCGACGCCTTCGTCTCGGCGCTGCCAGAGGGGTACGACACCCGCCTGGGCGAGCGGGGGGCACGCCTGTCCGCGGGGCAGCGCCAGCGCATCGCCCTCGCCCGCGCCCTGTGCCGGGACGCGCCCCTGGTCCTGTTGGACGAACCGACCGCGCATCTGGACCCGGAGAACGCCGCGGCGGTGCGCACGGCCGTCACACGCCTGTTGGCGGGCCGCACGGCGATCATCGTCGCCCACGACACCGCGTGGGCGCGCTCCGCCCTGGGCGACTCGCTGCGCCAGGTGTCACTGCCCCTGCCGACCCCGGAAGCGAGCGAGTCCCTGTGA
- the cydC gene encoding thiol reductant ABC exporter subunit CydC produces the protein MIALAWPRGGRFVLGVLLGAFATGAGVALLAVAAWMLATAANHPSITALSVAVVATRALGVTRGVARYLERLVTHDAAFRTLAEVRVRVYERLAATEPFGRFRSGDLVSRLVNDTEATLDLLVRGLTPPLISVVTGGATVLFLTAVYAPGGLLLAVGLLLAGLAVPLAAAALGRGPGLRQSRARGELSTALVDTLHGAPDLVAYGAMDRQVERVHAADAELTRLARRDAAVLGLGAGASALITGLTVWGALLLGVAAVEGGTLSAVSLAVLVLTTLAAFEIVAPLPAVAAKLGAIRESGARLFGVLDVPPATAAPTRTGLDPEGDSSVLVRDLRVRYGPGEPWALDGVDLEIPAGWTVAVVGPSGAGKSTLASVLLRLRDPDGGSVSIGGADITSYPADEVRAIVSGVPQDPHVFASTLRENLKLARPGAPDEELWAALRRARLADEVAAMPKGLDTLVGTHGLGLSGGMVQRLALARAVLAAPRVLVLDEPTAHLDPEARDAVVADLLDAVEGYSTLLITHDLTGLERVDRIYVVREGRVLQEGTHAELAGTEGWYRDVLTP, from the coding sequence ATGATCGCGCTGGCCTGGCCGCGCGGCGGCCGGTTCGTGCTGGGCGTGCTGCTGGGGGCGTTCGCCACCGGAGCGGGCGTGGCCCTGCTCGCGGTGGCGGCGTGGATGCTCGCCACGGCGGCGAACCACCCGTCGATCACGGCGCTGAGCGTGGCCGTGGTCGCCACCCGGGCGCTGGGCGTGACCCGCGGCGTCGCCCGGTACCTGGAACGCCTGGTGACCCACGACGCCGCCTTCCGCACGCTCGCCGAGGTGCGGGTGCGCGTCTACGAACGGCTCGCGGCCACCGAGCCCTTCGGCCGCTTCCGGTCCGGTGACCTGGTCTCCCGGCTGGTCAACGACACCGAGGCGACGCTCGACCTGCTGGTGCGCGGGCTGACCCCGCCGCTGATCTCGGTGGTGACGGGCGGGGCGACGGTCCTGTTCCTGACCGCCGTGTACGCGCCGGGCGGGCTGCTGCTCGCCGTCGGACTGCTCCTGGCCGGACTCGCCGTGCCGCTCGCCGCGGCCGCCCTGGGGCGCGGTCCCGGGCTCCGCCAGTCCCGGGCCCGCGGCGAGCTGTCGACGGCCCTGGTGGACACCCTGCACGGCGCGCCCGACCTGGTCGCCTACGGGGCGATGGACCGGCAGGTGGAACGGGTGCACGCGGCCGACGCCGAGCTGACCCGGCTCGCGCGGCGCGACGCCGCGGTCCTGGGGTTGGGAGCCGGGGCGAGTGCCCTCATCACCGGACTGACGGTGTGGGGCGCGCTGCTGCTGGGGGTGGCCGCCGTGGAGGGCGGGACGCTGAGCGCCGTGTCGCTGGCGGTGCTGGTGCTCACGACCCTGGCGGCGTTCGAGATCGTCGCGCCGCTGCCCGCGGTCGCCGCGAAGCTGGGCGCGATCCGCGAGAGCGGCGCCCGACTCTTCGGCGTCCTGGACGTCCCGCCCGCGACCGCGGCCCCGACGCGCACCGGGCTGGACCCCGAGGGGGATTCCTCGGTGCTGGTCCGCGACCTGCGCGTGCGCTACGGCCCGGGAGAACCGTGGGCGCTGGACGGGGTGGACCTGGAGATCCCGGCCGGGTGGACGGTGGCCGTGGTGGGGCCGAGCGGCGCGGGCAAGAGCACGCTGGCGTCGGTGCTGCTGCGGCTGCGCGACCCGGACGGCGGAAGCGTGTCGATCGGCGGCGCCGACATCACGTCCTACCCGGCCGACGAGGTGCGCGCGATCGTGTCGGGCGTCCCGCAGGACCCGCACGTGTTCGCCTCGACGCTGCGGGAGAACCTGAAGCTGGCCCGCCCCGGCGCTCCGGACGAGGAGCTGTGGGCGGCGCTGCGGCGAGCGCGCCTGGCCGACGAGGTCGCGGCGATGCCCAAGGGCCTGGACACGCTGGTCGGCACGCACGGGCTGGGACTGAGCGGCGGGATGGTGCAGCGGCTGGCGCTGGCCCGTGCTGTGCTGGCGGCGCCGCGCGTCCTGGTGCTGGACGAGCCGACGGCGCACCTGGACCCGGAGGCGCGCGACGCGGTGGTGGCCGACCTGCTGGACGCCGTCGAGGGCTATTCCACTCTGCTCATCACGCACGACCTGACGGGCCTGGAGCGCGTGGACCGGATCTACGTGGTGCGCGAGGGCCGGGTCCTGCAGGAGGGCACGCACGCGGAACTGGCCGGGACCGAGGGCTGGTACCGGGACGTGCTGACGCCCTGA
- a CDS encoding Uma2 family endonuclease, with amino-acid sequence MVDLPTLAENLELPEGYRTEIIDGSIVVSPTPTTGHADIVTVLQEMLILAGLGDRGLRTYQVITVEVPQTSDRYVPDLMVLPKTAVRNKHGRSTKWIQPAEDLELAVEVVSPSSRLHDWQSKVKGYATAGVPLYLVIDPRKSEIALFSNPEKAEYKDVARAVRGASVKLPEPFNLEIEATPLLT; translated from the coding sequence ATGGTGGACCTCCCGACGCTGGCTGAAAACCTCGAACTCCCGGAGGGTTATCGCACGGAGATCATCGACGGGAGCATCGTCGTGTCACCTACACCGACCACTGGCCACGCCGACATTGTGACGGTTCTTCAGGAGATGCTGATCCTGGCTGGTCTCGGTGACCGTGGCCTGCGCACATATCAGGTCATCACGGTGGAGGTTCCACAGACAAGTGACCGTTACGTGCCGGACCTGATGGTCTTGCCGAAGACGGCGGTCCGCAACAAGCACGGACGCAGCACCAAATGGATCCAACCTGCTGAGGACTTGGAGTTGGCCGTCGAGGTCGTCTCTCCGAGCAGCAGGCTCCACGACTGGCAGTCCAAGGTCAAGGGATACGCCACGGCGGGCGTCCCCCTGTACCTGGTGATCGACCCGCGCAAGAGCGAGATCGCGCTGTTCTCCAACCCGGAGAAGGCCGAGTACAAGGACGTGGCGCGTGCGGTCCGGGGCGCTTCGGTGAAGCTTCCCGAACCCTTCAACCTCGAGATCGAGGCGACCCCTCTGCTGACGTAG
- a CDS encoding EI24 domain-containing protein: protein MATFFREIFGGVGALARGFVLLLRKPRLFLLGAVPPFITSLLFLALFVTLVLNVEDLAAWATPFSEDWDPVWRGLLRGAVAVGAVVGSVLIMVVTFTTITLALGSPIYDKITELVEKELGHAPEPYEEPLAASIARAIRQSLVIVFASLLVTVVVFAIGFIPLAGQVVGAVLAAVLGGWLLGIELVGGAFDRRAMLRLRDRQRFLRTRRLRTLGFSVPTYFLLAIPFVAVAVFPAAAAGGTILARELFDRNPELMPAPQPPAGPQTPQGPQAQGPQVPPTPGPPPPHQYPPYPQRP from the coding sequence GTGGCCACTTTCTTCCGTGAGATCTTCGGTGGAGTCGGCGCCCTCGCGCGCGGCTTCGTCCTGCTGCTGCGCAAGCCCCGGCTGTTCCTGCTGGGCGCCGTGCCCCCCTTCATCACCTCGCTGCTGTTCCTGGCGCTGTTCGTGACACTGGTCCTCAACGTGGAGGACCTGGCCGCGTGGGCGACCCCCTTCTCCGAGGACTGGGACCCCGTGTGGCGGGGCCTCCTGCGCGGAGCCGTCGCCGTCGGCGCGGTGGTGGGCAGCGTCCTGATCATGGTCGTCACCTTCACGACGATCACGCTGGCGCTCGGTTCCCCCATCTACGACAAGATCACCGAGCTGGTCGAGAAGGAGCTGGGCCACGCGCCGGAGCCCTACGAGGAGCCGCTGGCGGCCTCGATCGCGCGTGCGATCCGGCAGTCGCTGGTGATCGTGTTCGCGTCCCTGCTGGTGACCGTCGTCGTGTTCGCGATCGGGTTCATCCCCCTGGCCGGCCAGGTCGTCGGCGCGGTCCTGGCGGCCGTCCTGGGCGGCTGGCTGCTCGGCATCGAACTCGTGGGCGGCGCCTTCGACCGGCGCGCGATGCTGCGGCTGCGCGACCGCCAGCGGTTCCTCCGGACCCGGCGCCTGCGCACGCTGGGCTTCTCCGTGCCGACGTACTTCCTGTTGGCGATCCCGTTCGTGGCGGTCGCGGTGTTCCCGGCCGCCGCCGCGGGCGGCACGATCCTGGCACGCGAGCTCTTCGACCGGAACCCGGAGCTGATGCCGGCTCCTCAGCCGCCGGCGGGCCCGCAGACGCCGCAGGGACCCCAGGCGCAGGGACCGCAGGTGCCGCCGACGCCGGGCCCGCCCCCGCCGCACCAGTACCCGCCGTACCCGCAGCGCCCGTAG
- a CDS encoding D-alanine--D-alanine ligase family protein, whose amino-acid sequence MSEQRKIRVAVVFGGRSSEHEISCVTAGSVLSVIDHDRYEVVPVGITRSGNWVLTSGDPERLRIDEATKALPSVSEDGADLALPFDAAGQLMVVDPAEGPRRLAEVDVVLPLLHGPFGEDGTIQGLFEMMGVRYAGAGVFSSAAAMDKVFMKAMLVGNGIPTSGFVAISDRQWRNERKKVLDDVAELGRTVFVKPARAGSSVGITKVGDSSDSDAVIAAVEAAREHDPKVLVEAQVVGREIECGVLEAEDGGTPDVSFPAEVHVAEGFDFYDFEAKYLSSSSLTIPAGIPEEATARLRAMAAEVFEAMGCEGLARVDFFYTEDGDVLVNELNTMPGFTPASAFPQMWGATGVDYATLVDRMITTALRRSPGLR is encoded by the coding sequence ATGTCCGAGCAGCGCAAGATTCGGGTCGCCGTCGTCTTCGGCGGGCGTAGTTCCGAACACGAGATCTCCTGCGTCACCGCGGGCAGCGTCCTGTCCGTGATCGACCATGACCGCTACGAGGTGGTCCCCGTGGGGATCACGCGGTCCGGCAACTGGGTGCTCACCTCCGGCGACCCCGAGCGCCTGCGCATCGACGAGGCCACCAAGGCGCTGCCCAGCGTGTCCGAGGACGGCGCCGACCTGGCGCTGCCCTTCGACGCCGCCGGCCAGCTGATGGTCGTCGATCCCGCCGAGGGGCCGCGGCGCCTGGCCGAGGTCGACGTCGTGCTGCCGCTGCTGCACGGACCGTTCGGCGAGGACGGCACCATCCAGGGGCTCTTCGAGATGATGGGCGTGCGCTACGCGGGCGCCGGCGTCTTCTCCAGCGCGGCCGCCATGGACAAGGTCTTCATGAAGGCCATGCTCGTCGGCAACGGGATCCCCACCAGCGGCTTCGTGGCGATCTCGGACCGGCAGTGGCGCAACGAGCGCAAGAAGGTGCTGGACGACGTCGCCGAGCTCGGCCGGACGGTGTTCGTCAAGCCCGCCCGTGCGGGCAGCAGCGTGGGCATCACGAAGGTGGGCGACTCCTCCGACTCCGACGCGGTCATCGCGGCGGTCGAGGCCGCCCGCGAACACGACCCCAAGGTGCTCGTCGAGGCGCAGGTCGTGGGCCGTGAGATCGAGTGCGGCGTGCTGGAGGCCGAGGACGGCGGGACGCCGGACGTGTCCTTCCCGGCCGAGGTGCACGTGGCCGAGGGCTTCGACTTCTACGACTTCGAGGCCAAGTACCTGTCCAGCAGCAGCCTCACCATCCCGGCGGGGATCCCGGAGGAGGCCACCGCGCGGCTGCGCGCGATGGCGGCCGAGGTCTTCGAGGCGATGGGCTGCGAGGGACTGGCCCGCGTCGACTTCTTCTACACCGAGGACGGCGACGTCCTCGTCAACGAGCTCAACACGATGCCCGGGTTCACCCCGGCGTCGGCGTTCCCGCAGATGTGGGGCGCCACGGGCGTGGACTACGCGACCCTGGTGGACCGCATGATCACCACGGCGCTGCGCCGCAGCCCCGGCCTGCGCTAG
- a CDS encoding PLP-dependent aspartate aminotransferase family protein, which produces MSHTPSSGSAGEYTRAVSPPAAPVPAERPMRMPVHRATTYAFDTSQEYADVLAGSREGYSYARIDSPTVDAFADAVAALEGAGLPERVRGQAFASGMAAISTVLMALTESGSHVVAARSIYGNTYSLLDGLLRRFGVRTDFVDITDLDAVRAAVGPQTRVVFTETLSNPTMTVSDLPGLARIAREAGAALVVDSTFASPAVCRPLEFGADVVVHSATKYLGGHSDTTGGVAVGAPDLMDRVRSARVDLGPCLAPDEAYLLHRGLETLPLRVSRQCATAAAFAAALEDHPEVERVDHPSLASHPQTDLAAKLFDEGRAGAVVTVHPRGGWEAGMAFADRLRVATIAASLGGTHTLAGHVASTSHRNMSDAELAAAGISPGAVRFSIGLEDPQDLIRDALAALTTRG; this is translated from the coding sequence ATGTCACACACACCGTCGTCCGGATCCGCGGGCGAGTACACGCGGGCGGTCTCGCCCCCGGCGGCGCCGGTCCCCGCCGAGCGCCCGATGCGCATGCCGGTCCACCGCGCCACGACCTACGCGTTCGACACCTCCCAGGAGTACGCGGACGTGCTGGCGGGCAGCCGTGAGGGCTACTCCTACGCCCGCATCGACAGCCCCACCGTCGACGCCTTCGCCGACGCGGTCGCCGCGCTGGAGGGGGCGGGCCTGCCCGAACGCGTGCGCGGCCAGGCGTTCGCCTCCGGCATGGCGGCGATCAGCACCGTGCTCATGGCGCTCACGGAGTCGGGTTCGCACGTGGTGGCGGCCCGCTCCATCTACGGCAACACGTACTCGCTGCTGGACGGGCTGCTGCGCCGGTTCGGCGTGCGCACGGACTTCGTGGACATCACCGACCTGGACGCCGTGCGCGCCGCGGTCGGCCCGCAGACCCGGGTGGTGTTCACCGAGACGCTGTCCAACCCCACGATGACCGTCTCCGACCTGCCGGGCCTGGCGCGGATCGCCCGTGAGGCGGGCGCGGCGCTGGTCGTGGACTCCACGTTCGCCTCGCCGGCGGTGTGCCGTCCCCTGGAGTTCGGCGCGGACGTGGTGGTGCACTCGGCCACCAAGTACCTCGGCGGCCACAGCGACACCACGGGCGGCGTGGCCGTGGGCGCGCCCGACCTCATGGACCGCGTCCGGTCGGCGCGCGTGGACCTGGGGCCGTGCCTGGCCCCGGACGAGGCCTACCTGCTGCACCGGGGGTTGGAGACCCTGCCGCTGCGGGTCTCCCGCCAGTGCGCCACGGCCGCGGCGTTCGCCGCCGCGCTGGAGGACCACCCGGAGGTGGAACGCGTCGACCACCCGTCGCTGGCGTCCCACCCGCAGACGGACCTGGCCGCGAAACTCTTCGACGAGGGCCGCGCGGGCGCGGTCGTCACCGTGCACCCGCGCGGGGGCTGGGAGGCGGGGATGGCCTTCGCCGACCGGCTGCGGGTCGCCACGATCGCGGCGTCCCTGGGCGGGACGCACACGCTGGCCGGGCACGTGGCCTCCACCTCGCACCGCAACATGAGCGACGCCGAACTGGCGGCGGCGGGCATCTCTCCGGGCGCGGTGCGCTTCTCCATCGGCCTGGAGGACCCACAGGACCTCATCAGGGACGCACTCGCCGCGCTGACCACGCGTGGCTGA
- a CDS encoding NAD(P)H-dependent glycerol-3-phosphate dehydrogenase gives MGTDNVRIAVLGAGSWGTVFANIIADAADLARERDPQGPVVEVVLWGRRASVVEAVNRTSQNPDYFPGIDLNPRLSATDDAAKALSGADVVVLAVPSQTLRGNLVQWRPHLREDAVIVSLMKGVELGTLSRVSQIIGEVLEFPEERVAVVSGPNLAREIAERQPATAVVACPHEETAVRLQSLFKSAYFRPYTSTDLVGVEIGGAMKNVIGLAVGMAEGMGFGDNTKASLITRGLAETTRLAVALGADEHTLSGLAGMGDLVATCSSPLSRNRTFGEKLGAGKTLEQVVAETKQTAEGVKSSESILELGWRHGVDLPITEAVVKMLHHDLSPAEALAAFMARSSKPERYGV, from the coding sequence ATGGGCACCGACAACGTGAGGATCGCCGTTCTCGGCGCGGGTTCCTGGGGGACCGTGTTCGCGAACATCATCGCGGACGCGGCCGACCTGGCGCGGGAGCGTGATCCGCAGGGACCGGTCGTGGAGGTCGTGCTGTGGGGACGGCGGGCCTCGGTGGTCGAGGCGGTCAACCGGACCTCGCAGAACCCGGACTACTTCCCCGGGATCGACCTCAACCCCCGTCTGAGCGCGACCGACGACGCCGCCAAGGCGCTGTCCGGCGCCGACGTGGTCGTGCTGGCGGTGCCCTCGCAGACCCTGCGCGGCAACCTCGTGCAGTGGCGGCCGCACCTGCGCGAGGACGCGGTGATCGTCAGCCTGATGAAGGGCGTCGAGCTGGGCACGCTCTCGCGGGTCAGCCAGATCATCGGCGAGGTGCTGGAGTTCCCCGAGGAGCGCGTCGCCGTGGTCTCGGGCCCCAACCTGGCCCGGGAGATCGCCGAGCGCCAGCCCGCCACCGCCGTGGTCGCCTGCCCGCACGAGGAGACCGCGGTCCGGCTGCAGTCCCTGTTCAAGTCGGCCTACTTCCGCCCGTACACCAGCACCGACCTGGTGGGCGTGGAGATCGGCGGCGCGATGAAGAACGTCATCGGGCTGGCCGTGGGCATGGCCGAGGGCATGGGCTTCGGGGACAACACCAAGGCTTCGCTCATCACCCGGGGCCTGGCCGAGACCACGCGCCTGGCGGTGGCGCTCGGCGCGGACGAGCACACGCTGTCCGGCCTGGCCGGGATGGGCGACCTCGTGGCGACATGCTCGTCACCGTTGTCGCGGAACCGGACCTTCGGTGAGAAACTGGGCGCGGGCAAGACCCTCGAACAGGTCGTCGCCGAGACCAAGCAGACGGCCGAGGGGGTCAAGTCCTCCGAATCGATCCTCGAACTCGGCTGGCGGCACGGCGTCGACCTGCCGATCACCGAGGCCGTCGTCAAGATGTTGCACCACGACCTGAGCCCCGCCGAGGCCCTCGCCGCCTTCATGGCGCGCAGCAGCAAACCGGAGCGGTACGGGGTCTGA